One genomic window of Glycine soja cultivar W05 chromosome 9, ASM419377v2, whole genome shotgun sequence includes the following:
- the LOC114367029 gene encoding metal tolerance protein 10-like, whose product MGTELRTDSTDYRTELLSPTIAVENVSMARQPSWRINMEEHRLPERRMESHFGFGFFINTLKRQRKLAEYYKRQERLLKGYQEVDSYTDLGMIPGNLTEDEMKELERSERVAIYASNIGNMVLFVAKVYASIESRSLAVIASTLDSLLDLLSGFILWFTAHAMSKPNQHKYPIGKNRMQPVGIVVFASVMATLGLQILFESGREIITKTQPDRDPVKEKWMIGIMVTATLVKVMLMTYCRRFKNEIVRAYAQDHFFDVITNSIGLATAVLAIKFYWWLDPVGAILIALYTISNWAKTVMENVWSLIGKTAPAEYLAKLTYLCWNHHKEIKHIDTVRAYTFGSNYFVEVDIVVSEEMSLSQAHDIGETLQDKLEKLPEIERAFVHMDLNTTHKLEHKTKVG is encoded by the exons ATGGGAACTGAACTTAGAACCGATTCCACTGACTATAGAACCGAGCTTCTTTCACCAACAATAGCAGTAGAGAATGTGTCTATGGCTAGGCAACCTTCATGGAGGATCAACATGGAAGAACATCGGTTACCAGAAAGGCGAATGGAGTCTCATTTTGGCTTTGGATTCTTCATAAATACACTAA AGAGGCAAAGGAAACTTGCTGAGTACTACAAGAGGCAAGAAAGGCTTCTTAAAGGCTACCAAGAAGTGGATTCATACACTGACTTGGGCATGATACCAGGAAATTTAACAGAG GATGAGATGAAGGAACTTGAAAGGAGTGAGAGGGTGGCAATTTATGCATCCAACATAGGGAACATGGTGCTATTTGTGGCAAAAGTGTATGCTTCCATTGAGAGTAGATCCCTGGCTGTTATTGCATCAACTCTGGACTCACTCTTGGATCTCTTGTCAGGATTCATACTTTGGTTCACTGCTCATGCTATGAGCAAACCAAATCAACACAAATACCCCATTGGCAAGAACCGGATGCAACCTGTG GGTATAGTTGTGTTCGCATCAGTCATGGCAACTCTCGGAttacaaatattatttgaatcAGGAAGGGAAATCATCACAAAG ACTCAACCTGATAGGGATCCAGTGAAGGAAAAGTGGATGATAGGGATTATGGTCACAGCCACATTGGTAAAAGTTATGCTCATGACTTACTGTCGCAGGTTCAAGAATGAAATAGTGAGGGCCTATGCTCAGGACCATTTCTTCGATGTCATTACAAACTCTATTGGTCTAGCAACTGCAGTTCTAGCCATCAAATTCTACTGGTGGCTTGACCCTGTTGGGGCCATCCTG ATAGCTTTATATACAATCAGCAACTGGGCAAAAACGGTGATGGAGAATGTGTGGTCATTGATTGGCAAAACAGCCCCAGCAGAATACCTAGCAAAGCTAACATATCTTTGTTGGAACCATCACAAGGAGATCAAGCACATCGACACAGTGAGAGCCTACACCTTTGGGTCCAATTACTTTGTGGAAGTAGACATTGTGGTGTCTGAAGAAATGTCACTTAGTCAAGCACATGATATTGGAGAGACACTTCAAGATAAGCTTGAAAAGCTACCCGAAATTGAGAGGGCCTTCGTTCACATGGATTTGAACACAACTCATAAGCTGGAGCATAAGACAAAGGTGGGATAA
- the LOC114368302 gene encoding protein MAIN-LIKE 2-like — protein MWIMQLTRFMSSLKRQLLMMYVLMPRVFQERPELKLSSHVRKVQKFGRSALEIEGIVVATGLSHLISCSLDTGDMGLIFAFADKWHKETSSFHLLVGEVTITLNDVASFLHLPITGAFHTFNALHVDQAMDLLVELLKVSTQEAKDDTFQCHGAYFCLAWLRDIYRSKCDPGQWTVAARAYLLYLVGCTLFSNKSVTHVPVIFLYAFRDLGQIGSYSWGAAALVHMYENLNDASKKTVKQLVGYITLLHCWIYKYFPTVALCVADEDYHEKKPRGCCWKFGKALPVSTYHKWLDRLMSGTVCWIPYGDHHAFREFELISLFFGQIRWGQSIVIQ, from the exons ATGTGGATCATGCAGCTGACGAGGTTCATGAGTAGCCTCAAGAGGCAGTTACTGATGATGTACGTGCTAATGCCCAGGGTTTTCCAA gaACGTCCTGAGTTGAAGTTGTCCTCTCATGTAAGGAAAGTACAAAAATTTGGAAGGTCTGCTCTAGAGATTGAAGGCATAGTGgttgccacaggattaagtcatCTAATTTCATGTTCCTTGGACACTGGTGACATGGGACTTATATTTGCTTTTGCGGATAAGTGGCATAAGGAAACTAGTAGTTTCCATCTTTTGGTAGGAGAGGTCACTATCACGCTCAATGATGTGGCATCGTTCCTACACTTGCCCATTACAGGCGCCTTCCATACCTTTAATGCTCTTCATGTAGACCAAGCCATGGACTTGTTAGTTGAGTTGCTTAAAGTCAGTACACAAGAAGCAAAAGATGACACATTTCAATGCCATGGGGCATATTTTTGCCTAGCCTGGCTACGAGACATTTATCGTAGCAAATGTGATCCGGGACAGTGGACCGTAGCAGCTCGAGCATATCTTTTGTATCTAGTAGGTTGCACATTGTTTTCTAACAAGAGTGTCACACACGTGCCTGTGATATTCTTGTATGCATTTCGTGACCTCGGCCAAATTGGAAGCTACTCATGGGGAGCGGCTGCACTGGTCCATATGTATGAGAATTTGAATGATGCGTCAAAGAAAACTGTCAAGCAACTTGTAGGATATATCACACTGCTAcat TGTTGGATCTACAAGTATTTTCCTACTGTTGCTTTGTGTGTTGCTGATGAGGATTATCATGAAAAGAAACCACGTGGTTGTTGTTGGAAGTTTGGGAAGGCATTACCGGTGTCAACGTATCATAAGTGGTTGGATAGATTGATGTCCGGCACTGTGTGTTGGATTCCTTATGGTGACCACCATGCATTCAGAGAATTTGAGTTGATCTCCTTATTTTTtggacaaatcagatggggtcAATCTATTGTGATACAATGA